The proteins below come from a single Panicum hallii strain FIL2 chromosome 7, PHallii_v3.1, whole genome shotgun sequence genomic window:
- the LOC112900251 gene encoding coleoptile phototropism protein 1-like gives MEMWEAMERENHVAERGLVPVNGGSSGNVQVQDERGGAKVDGFVRRDQSCRYASSDIPSDLLVKVGGVNFHLHKHPMISRSARLGRLVDEASALHGPDATTVVELPDLPGGHGAFELAAKFCYGVVVDITAANVAVLRCAAEYLEMTEELEEGNLAFRAEAFLTYVVASSWRDSVAVLRSCEGLSPWAEDLQLVRRCSESVAAKACTNPRVVRWGYAGRTSPAKMTARAGTSSDTGQHQPVSPPADWWVADICVLRIDHFVRVITAVQAKGMRGDLIGTAITRYSSKWLSAGLSKESPGLRGSELWPQAGVLQMVVAGEGDTQTETAASEQRRVVESLISIIPPQKDCVSCNFLLRLLRLAVMLKAAPALVTEVEKLVGMQLDQAALPDILVPSYPYARSDAAYDVDLVQRLVEQFVMQEQPLSSSSTRGKVEKQEQEKHQNTRAQCVACLLDSYLSEVSRDRNLPLGKFQALAESLPEPARACHDGLYRAVDSYLKAHPAVTEHERKRLCRAVDCGKLSREVRLHAAQNERLPLRVVVQVLLSEQAKMAGTLGRAGRKEEDVSALRMEVESVSAKYMELQREVELLQRQVERMLPPSSATGKQQGVSGWTSGWKKLGRLGRIQVEQPVVRAGPDEIVSREPRRRRNSAS, from the exons ATGGAGATGTGGGAAGCTATGGAGAGGGAGAACCATGTCGCAGAGCGCGGGCTCGTCCCCGTCAATGGCGGCAGCAGCGGCAACGTGCAGGTGCAGGACGAGCGCGGCGGTGCCAAGGTGGATGGCTTCGTGCGCAGGGATCAATCATG CCGGTACGCTAGCAGTGACATCCCAAGTGATCTGCTCGTCAAGGTGGGCGGCGTCAACTTCCACCTCCACAAGCACCCCATGATCTCCCGGAGCGCCCGCCTGGGCCGGCTCGTCGACGAGGCATCGGCGCTGCACGGCCCCGACGCCACCACCGTGGTGGAGCTTCCCGACCTGCCGGGCGGCCACGGCGCGTTCGAGCTGGCCGCCAAGTTCTGCTACGGCGTGGTGGTCGACATCACGGCCGCCAACGTCGCCGTCCTGCGCTGCGCCGCCGAGTACCTGGAAATGacggaggagctggaggagggCAACCTCGCGTTCCGCGCGGAGGCGTTCCTTACCTACGTGGTGGCGTCCTCGTGGCGGGACTCCGTCGCCGTGCTCCGGAGCTGCGAGGGCCTCTCGCCGTGGGCCGAGGACCTGCAGCTCGTGCGCCGCTGCAGCGAGTCCGTCGCAGCCAAGGCGTGCACCAACCCGAGGGTCGTGCGCTGGGGGTACGCCGGCAGGACGTCGCCCGCCAAGATGACGGCGAGGGCCGGCACGTCCAGCGACACCGGCCAACACCAGCCCGTGTCGCCGCCGGCAGACTGGTGGGTGGCCGACATCTGCGTGCTGAGGATCGATCACTTCGTGCGGGTCATCACCGCCGTCCAGGCCAAGGGCATGCGCGGCGACCTCATCGGCACCGCCATCACGCGCTACTCCTCCAAATGGCTCTCGGCTGGGCTCAGCAAGGAGAGCCCCGGGTTGCGTGGCAGCGAGCTGTGGCCGCAGGCCGGCGTGCTCCAAATGGTCGTCGCCGGCGAGGGCGACACGCAAACGGAGACGGCAGCTAGCGAGCAGAGGAGGGTCGTGGAGAGCCTGATCAGCATCATCCCGCCGCAGAAGGACTGCGTCTCGTGCAACTTCCTCCTCCGGCTGCTCCGGCTGGCCGTCATGCTCAAGGCGGCGCCGGCCCTGGTGACGGAGGTGGAGAAGCTGGTGGGCATGCAGTTGGACCAGGCGGCGCTGCCCGACATCCTCGTCCCCTCATACCCCTACGCCCGCTCCGACGCCGCGTACGATGTCGACCTCGTGCAGCGGCTGGTGGAGCAGTTCGTGATGCAGGAGCAGCCGTTGTCGTCGTCCTCCACCCGGGGCAAGGTCGAGAAGCAAGAGCAGGAGAAGCATCAGAACACGAGGGCGCAGTGCGTGGCGTGCCTCCTCGACAGCTACCTCTCCGAGGTGTCCCGCGACCGGAACCTCCCGCTGGGCAAGTTCCAGGCTCTTGCCGAGTCGCTGCCGGAGCCGGCGCGCGCCTGCCACGACGGGCTGTACCGCGCCGTCGACTCGTACCTGAAGGCGCACCCGGCGGTGACGGAGCACGAGCGGAAGCGGCTGTGCCGGGCGGTGGACTGCGGGAAGCTGTCGCGGGAGGTGCGGCTGCACGCGGCGCAGAATGAGCGGCTGCCGCTCCGCGTCGTCGTGCAGGTGCTGCTGTCGGAGCAGGCCAAGATGGCCGGCACGCTCGGCAGGGcggggaggaaggaggaggacgTGAGCGCGCTGAGGATGGAGGTGGAGAGCGTGAGCGCCAAGTACATGgagctgcagcgcgaggtggAGCTTCTGCAGAGGCAGGTGGAGCGCATGCTGCCGCCGTCGTCCGCGACGGGGAAGCAACAGGGCGTGTCGGGGTGGACAAGCGGGTGGAAGAAGCTCGGAAGGTTGGGCAGGATTCAGGTGGAGCAGCCGGTGGTGAGGGCGGGACCAGACGAGATAGTGAGCAGGGAGCCTCGGCGGAGGAGGAACTCTGCCTCGTGA